From Dictyoglomus sp.:
AGAGTATTAATATTTTTTGGACCTCCAGGTGCGGGTAAGGGAACTCATGCGAAGGAAATAAGTGGGATTTTAAATGTTCCTCATATTTCTACAGGAGATATTTTTAGAGAAGCAGTAAAAAACGAAACATTTTTAGGAAAAAAGGTAAAGGAATATTTAGATGCAGGTAAATTAGTGCCTGACGATTTAGTTTGGGAAGTAGTTAAAGAAAGAATATCAAAGAAAGATTGTTCCTCTGGATTTATCTTGGATGGATATCCCCGGACAATTGTACAGGCAGAATACTTAAAGAAGTTTTTAGTTAATGCGGATATAAAGGTTATATATCTTAAAGTATCTGACGAGATTGTAATAAAGAGGTTAACATCTCGTAGAGTATGTAGGAATTGTGGTGCTATTTATAACTTAATATCTATGCCTCCTAAAGAAAATAATAAATGTGATTTATGTGGCGGAGAACTCTATCAAAGAAGCGATGATACAGAAGAGGTTATTAGAAAAAGGCTTGATACCTACTATAAAGAGAGTCAAGCATTATTGGAATATTATAAAAATGAAGGTATATTATATGAGGTAAATGGAGAAGAAAATAAAGAGATAGTAACTAGAGAAATATTAAAGGTGGCTGGTAATGGGGCTTAAAATTAGAGAGGAAATTGATAATATGAGAAAAGGAGGAAAAATTTTAGCTAGGATCTTTAAAGAATTAGAAAAATACATCCATGAAGGGGTATCAACTTACGAATTATCTCGTAAAGTGGAAAACTTAATTTATAAATATGGAGCAAAACCTGCATTTAAAGGATATAGAGGATACCCAGAAGTAATCTGTGTTTCTATTAATGAGGAGATAGTCCATGGGATACCAAGAAAAAATAAAATATTGAAAAATGGTGATATTGTAAGTATAGATATTGGATTAGAATATAATGGTTTTTACGTTGATTCAGCAAGAACCTATCCCATAGGAGAGGTTTCTCCTTTGGTTTTAAGACTTATAGAAGTTACGGAGTCTGCTTTATGGAAGGGTATAGAAAAGGCAAGAGTAGGTAACCATTTATCGGATATATCTTGGGCTATACAACAACATGTAGAAAAAAGTGGTTTTAGTATCATAAGGGATTTTACAGGACATGGTATAGGAAAGAATCTTCATGAACCGCCAAGTATACCTAATTTTGGGCCACCAGGACAAGGTCCAATTTTAGAGGAAGGATTAGCATTAGCAATAGAACCTATGGTATCTATGGGAGATTACAGAGTAAAGATATTAGATGATGGATGGACTGCTATTACTCTTGATGGAAGTCTCTCTGCTCATTTTGAACATACTGTGATAATAACTAAAAACGGTCCTGAAGTTTTAACTCAAGAGGAATAAGGGGATGTATGACTAAGAAAGAAGTAATTGAGATTACAGGAACCGTTAAAGAAGCTTTACCAAATGCAACTTTCAAGGTAGAGCTTGATAATGGATTTGAAATATTAGCTTATGTATCTGGTAAAATGAGAATGAATTTTATAAGAGTTATGCCTGGGGATAGAGTTAAAGTAGAACTATCTCCTTACGATTTAACTAAAGGAAGAATTATATATAGATTTTCATCAAGTAATAAGGAGGTTAAAGATGAAAGTTAGAGCTTCTGTTAAGAAAATATGTGAAAAATGCAAAATTATAAGAAGAAAGGGTAGAGTGATGGTAATTTGTGAAAATCCAAGACATAAGCAAAAGCAAGGTTAAGGAGGTGTCTAATAAATGGCTCGTATTGCAGGAGTAGATTTACCAAAAGATAAAAAAATTGATGTTGCCTTGACATATATTTATGGGATTGGGCGTACAACAAGTAAAAAAATTTTGGAGGTTACAAAAGTTGATCCAAATAAAAGGGTAAAAGATTTAACTGAGGAAGAAATAAGTAGATTACGTGAAGAAATTGAAAATAAATATAAAGTTGAAGGAGATTTAAGGCAAGAAGTAGCTTCTAATATTAGAAGGTTAATAGAAATTGGATGTTATAGAGGAATTAGACATAAACTTGGCTTACCAGTAAGAGGTCAGAGGACTCGTTGTAATGCCAGAACTAGAAAGGGTCCTCGTAAAACTGTAGGTGCAAAACGTAAGGAGAAATAAAAACTTAAATTTCAGGAGGTTGAATAATTAATGGCAAAGAAGAAAAGAGTTAGAGGGCCAAAAAGAGAAAAGAAAGTTATTCCTGAAGGAGTTGCTCATATAAGTGCTACATTTAATAATACAATTGTGACAATAACCGATCCTGCAGGAAATGTTGTTGCATGGGGTAGTGGTGGCACAGCTGGATTTAAAGGAACAAAAAAGGGAACGCCTTTTGCAGCACAACTCGCAGCTGAGATGGCAGCAAAAAAAGCTATGGAATATGGAATGAAAAGAGTAGATGTATTAGTAAAAGGACCTGGTCCAGGAAGAGAAACTGCAATAAGATCTCTACAGGCTGCAGGTTTAGAAATTAATTTAATTAAGGATGTTACTCCTATACCTCACAATGGATGTAGACCACCAAGAAGACGTAGAGTGTAAGAGGGAGGAAAGAAAATATGGCAAGATATACCGGTCCTGATTGTCGTTTATGCAGAAGAGAAGGAATTAAATTATTTCTTAAGGGGACAAAATGCTTTAGTAATAAGTGTCCCTTTGAGAGGAGAAAATCTGCTCCTGGTCAACATGGTAGAGCCCAAAGAAAACTTACAGAATATGGATTGAGATTGCGAGAAAAACAAAAACTAAAGAGAATCTATGGAGTATTGGAGAGACAATTTAGAAGATACTTTGAAGAAGCATCTAAAGGAAAAGGAGTTACAGGTGAGAGACTTCTCCAAATTTTAGAAACTCGTTTAGACAATGTAGTTTATCGTCTTGGATGGGCTTTGAGTAGAGCTCAAGCAAGACAATTAGTTTTACACAGAAAAATTCTTGTAAATGGAAGAAAAGTGAATATACCATCATATAATGTTAAAGTGGGAGATATAATTGAAGTTGCAGAAAAAGATCTTATTCCTGTCCAAGAAGCTCTTGAGACTTTTTCTAATAAACATGTTCCTTCCTGGTTAGAAGTAGATAATGAGAATCTAAAAGGTAGAATTCTGAGATTGCCTACAAGAGAAGAAATAGATGTTCCTGTACAAGAGCAATTAGTTGTTGAGTTCTACTCTCGTTAAGGAGGTAGATAAATTGATTGAAGAAACAAGGAAAGTTTTTATTGAGGAATTAAATGAAACTTATGGAAGATTTATAATAGAACCTTTAGAGAGAGGCTTTGGATGGACTATTGGTAACTCTCTTAGAAGAATATTACTATCTTCTATTGAAGGGGCAGCAGTTACAGCAGTGAAAATAGAAGGAATAAGGCATGAGTTAGATGTTTATAAAGGAATGAAAGAAGATATTTTAGAAGTTTTATTGAATCTTAAAAAAATAGTGGTAAAGATTGAAGATAACGAAACACATATTCTTCAACTAAATGTTGTAGGTCCAAAAGTGGTTAAAGCAGAAGATTTTAAAGCTCCCTCTAATGTAAAAATAATAAATCCTGATTTAGTGATTGCTACTTTAGTAGAAGAGGTTCCTCTATATATGGAAGTAGAAGTAAGAAAAGGAAAAGGCTATGTATCTGCAGAGGAGAATAAAGTTCCAGGACAGCCCATTGGTGTTATAAATTTAGACTCTATCTTTTCACCTGTAAAAAAAGTAAGTTATGAGGTAGAAAAAACAAGGGTTGGAAGAAGAACAG
This genomic window contains:
- a CDS encoding adenylate kinase, which encodes MRVLIFFGPPGAGKGTHAKEISGILNVPHISTGDIFREAVKNETFLGKKVKEYLDAGKLVPDDLVWEVVKERISKKDCSSGFILDGYPRTIVQAEYLKKFLVNADIKVIYLKVSDEIVIKRLTSRRVCRNCGAIYNLISMPPKENNKCDLCGGELYQRSDDTEEVIRKRLDTYYKESQALLEYYKNEGILYEVNGEENKEIVTREILKVAGNGA
- the map gene encoding type I methionyl aminopeptidase — translated: MGLKIREEIDNMRKGGKILARIFKELEKYIHEGVSTYELSRKVENLIYKYGAKPAFKGYRGYPEVICVSINEEIVHGIPRKNKILKNGDIVSIDIGLEYNGFYVDSARTYPIGEVSPLVLRLIEVTESALWKGIEKARVGNHLSDISWAIQQHVEKSGFSIIRDFTGHGIGKNLHEPPSIPNFGPPGQGPILEEGLALAIEPMVSMGDYRVKILDDGWTAITLDGSLSAHFEHTVIITKNGPEVLTQEE
- the infA gene encoding translation initiation factor IF-1 produces the protein MTKKEVIEITGTVKEALPNATFKVELDNGFEILAYVSGKMRMNFIRVMPGDRVKVELSPYDLTKGRIIYRFSSSNKEVKDES
- the rpmJ gene encoding 50S ribosomal protein L36 codes for the protein MKVRASVKKICEKCKIIRRKGRVMVICENPRHKQKQG
- the rpsM gene encoding 30S ribosomal protein S13 gives rise to the protein MARIAGVDLPKDKKIDVALTYIYGIGRTTSKKILEVTKVDPNKRVKDLTEEEISRLREEIENKYKVEGDLRQEVASNIRRLIEIGCYRGIRHKLGLPVRGQRTRCNARTRKGPRKTVGAKRKEK
- the rpsK gene encoding 30S ribosomal protein S11, whose translation is MAKKKRVRGPKREKKVIPEGVAHISATFNNTIVTITDPAGNVVAWGSGGTAGFKGTKKGTPFAAQLAAEMAAKKAMEYGMKRVDVLVKGPGPGRETAIRSLQAAGLEINLIKDVTPIPHNGCRPPRRRRV
- the rpsD gene encoding 30S ribosomal protein S4, giving the protein MARYTGPDCRLCRREGIKLFLKGTKCFSNKCPFERRKSAPGQHGRAQRKLTEYGLRLREKQKLKRIYGVLERQFRRYFEEASKGKGVTGERLLQILETRLDNVVYRLGWALSRAQARQLVLHRKILVNGRKVNIPSYNVKVGDIIEVAEKDLIPVQEALETFSNKHVPSWLEVDNENLKGRILRLPTREEIDVPVQEQLVVEFYSR
- a CDS encoding DNA-directed RNA polymerase subunit alpha; protein product: MSSTLVKEVDKLIEETRKVFIEELNETYGRFIIEPLERGFGWTIGNSLRRILLSSIEGAAVTAVKIEGIRHELDVYKGMKEDILEVLLNLKKIVVKIEDNETHILQLNVVGPKVVKAEDFKAPSNVKIINPDLVIATLVEEVPLYMEVEVRKGKGYVSAEENKVPGQPIGVINLDSIFSPVKKVSYEVEKTRVGRRTDLDRLVINIWTNGALSPDVALKEAAKILMDHAKFILEQDFSFSEIKKEESPFIKEEEKKILTLEDLGLSTRAYNALRMAGIHTIDELLSKTEQELINIKNFGQKSLQELKEKLKEKGYSLSSTKGEESDETS